The Prosthecomicrobium sp. N25 nucleotide sequence GAGACGGCGGCCTCCAGGCCCTTCAGCCGGCGGGCGATCAGGGTCCGCGACGCCCAGGGGCAGATCAGCGCCACGTAGAGATGGTAGCGCCCCGCCTCGGCCGGAAAGCCGGTCTCTCCGCCGGGTGTGACCCGGTGCCGGAAGCTCGAGGTCTGCCGCACGAAGCCGCCCTTCGCGTCCGTCCCCTGGACCGGCTGCCAGTCCGCCGCCCACTTGCCCTTCACCAGCATCGCCGGTTCTCCTGATTTTCGGCAATCCTGCGCCGGCGCGCCGCGTAGCGGAACCCCGCCCGACCGAGACGGACCGTTCGCGCTCCCGAAACCGCGGCTTCGCGGCGGACGTTCCCGCGATCCCGGGGCGGGGGGAATCGACGACCGGCCGCAGCCCCCGGAATGGCACCTCTGCGGCGGGGGGCCTGACGGCTCGCCCGAAACATGACATTGTCCGCCCCGTTCCGGATCGAAGGGGAGGACGACGATGACCGGCAAGGTGGCGCTGATCACGGGGGCGAGCTCGGGCATCGGCCGCGCGACAGCGGTGACGTTCCTGAAGGCGGGCTACCGCGTGGTGCTGGTCGGCCGGCGCGAGGCGGAACTCGCCGCGACCCTCGCCATGTCCGGCGCCCCCGCCGAGGCCGCCCTCCTGTCGCCGACCGACGTCACCGATCCCGCCGCCGTCGACGCCCTCTTCGCCGCCATCGAGTCCCGCTTCGGCCGCCTGGACGTCGTCTTCAACAACGCCGGGGTCGCCATCCTCTCCACCCTCGTCGGCGACACGACCTGGGAGCAGTGGAAGAAGGTCGTCGACGTGAACCTGAACGGCGCCTTCCTGGTCGCGCGCGGCGCCTTCAACCTGATGCGCCGCCAGTCGCCGCAGGGCGGCCGGATCATCAACAACGGCTCGATCTCGGCCCACGTGCCGCGTCCCGGCTCCGTCGCCTACACGGCTACCAAGCATGCCATCACGGGCCTCACCCGCTCGATCTCGCTCGACGGCCGCCCCTTCTCGATCGCCTGCGGCCAGATCGACATCGGCAACGCCGCCTCCGACATGACCGCCGCCATGCAGAAGGGCGTGCCCCAGGCGAACGGGACGCTCGCCCCCGAGCCGACCATGCACGTCCAGAACGTCGCCGACGCGGTGCTGCACATGGCCGCCCTGCCTCTCGAAGCGAACATCCAGTTCATGACCATCATGGCCACGAACATGCCCTTCATCGGCCGCGGGTGAGGGGAGGGCGCCCGGTCCCGGTCCGCCCGGACAGGCCCTCGGCGCCGATCCGCCAGATCGCCCGTCCGTCGCCCGACGAAGGGTTGGGGACGCCGCCGAACCAGGCGGCCAGGCGGTTGGCGGCGCGATTGCCGGGTGTCGTGACCCCGACCACGTCCCTCAGCCCGAGCGGTCCGAAGCCGAAGGCGAGCAGGGCCGCGGCAATCTCCACCGCATAGCCGTACCGGCCCCGGAAGGCTGGCACGATCTCGAGCCCGAGTTCGGCGACGCGCGGCGGCCAGCCCGCACCGCGCAGACCCGCGCAGCCCACATAGGCCCCGTCCCGCCGGCGCACGACCGCGAGCTGCCGGTTGGTCCGCGGCTCCTCCCGCGCCCAGTCGCGGAAGCGGTCGACGAGGCCGTCGGCGTCGACCGCCGGGTCCGTCTCCGCCGCCCCCGGACCCGCAGCCCCCCAATAGGCTCGAAAGGCGGCTTCGTCCGCCGCCGTGAAATCGCGCAGGATGAATCGCCGGCTCTCGATCATCACTCCCCCTCTTCGCCTCTCACGCGCGGACCGTTCCGGTCTCGCGAATTCCGGTACTTTCTCAACCCTTTCGCGCCTGCCCCCGGAACAATTCGCAAGGCCCCGCAGTTCGAAAAACCGACAGCTTTACCGTCCGCTGTCGTTTTCGGAGAGCATGAATGGCGGCCAGATATCTCGTTACCGGGGGGCTCGGGTTCATCGGGCGCTACCTTTGTCGCGAACTCCTCGACCAGGGCGCCGAGGTTCGCGTCCTCGACGGCCTCGTCGACCAGGTGCACGGCGGCTCGCATCCGGAGCCTGAGCCCGGCGTCGAGGCGATCGTGGCCGACGTGCGCGATGCCGAGGCCGTCCGGGCCGCCCTCGACGGCGTCGACGGCGTCTTCCACCTCGCCGCCGAAGTCGGTGTCGGCCAGAGCATGTACGAGATCGGCCGCTATGTCGGGGCGAACGACCTCGGCACCGCCGTGCTTCTCGAACAGATGATCGCCCGTCCGGTTCCCCGCATCGTGGTCGCCTCCTCGATGAGCGTCTACGGCGAGGGCCTCTACCGCACCGCGGACGGGCGCCGCGTGGATCGTGCCCGCCGGAAAGCCGCCCGCGTCAGGGCCGGCCTCTGGGAGCCGGTCGGGCCGGGAGGCGAGGCCCTCGAGCCGATCCCCACCGACGAGGAGAAGCCCGTCGACCTCGCCTCCATCTACGCCCTGACCAAATACGCGCAGGAACGCGCCTGCCTCATCTTCGGCGATGCCTACGGGGTCGACGCCGTGGCGCTGCGCCTCTTCAACGTCTTCGGCGCCGGGCAGGCCCTGTCCAACCCCTACACCGGCGTCCTGGCCAACTTCGCCTCCCGCCTCCTCAACGGCGAACGGCCCCTCATCTTCGAGGACGGCGCCCAGAAGCGCGACTTCGTCGACGTCCGCGACGTCGCCCGCGCCTTCCGCCTCGCCATGACCGAGCCGCGCGCCGCCGGCGAGGTCATCAACGTCGGCTCCGGCCGGGCCTATTCGGTCGCCGACGTCGCCCGCATCGTCGCCCGCGCGCTCGGCAAGGACATCCCCCCGGAGATCCTCCTGAAGGCGCGCAGCGGCGACATCCGCAACTGCTTCGCCGACATCGGCAAGGCCCGCGATCTCCTCGGCTTCGAGCCGCGGCACCGCCTGGAGAACTCCCTCGACGGCTTCGCCGAATGGGTGCTCGCCTCCACGGCGACCGACCGCGCCGCCGAGATGCGCCGCGAGCTGGAACGCCGGGGGCTCGTAACGTGACCCGGTCCGTGCCCGCCCGCCCCGCCCTCTCCGGCGCGGTGCGGCCGGTCGCCGTGGTCGGCGGGGCCGGCTTCATCGGCTGCAACATCGCCGAAAGCTTCCTGGCCGAGGGCCGCGACGTGATCGTCGCCGACACGCTGGCCCGCCCCGGTGTGGAGCGCAACCTCGCCTGGCTGACGGCCCGCCACGGGGCCCGTGTCCACCATGTCGCCGCCGACGTCCGGGATCCGTCGGCCATATCGGCCGCGCTGGAGGATGCGGGCGCCGTCGTCCACCT carries:
- a CDS encoding GNAT family N-acetyltransferase, which codes for MIESRRFILRDFTAADEAAFRAYWGAAGPGAAETDPAVDADGLVDRFRDWAREEPRTNRQLAVVRRRDGAYVGCAGLRGAGWPPRVAELGLEIVPAFRGRYGYAVEIAAALLAFGFGPLGLRDVVGVTTPGNRAANRLAAWFGGVPNPSSGDGRAIWRIGAEGLSGRTGTGRPPLTRGR
- a CDS encoding NAD-dependent epimerase/dehydratase family protein — translated: MAARYLVTGGLGFIGRYLCRELLDQGAEVRVLDGLVDQVHGGSHPEPEPGVEAIVADVRDAEAVRAALDGVDGVFHLAAEVGVGQSMYEIGRYVGANDLGTAVLLEQMIARPVPRIVVASSMSVYGEGLYRTADGRRVDRARRKAARVRAGLWEPVGPGGEALEPIPTDEEKPVDLASIYALTKYAQERACLIFGDAYGVDAVALRLFNVFGAGQALSNPYTGVLANFASRLLNGERPLIFEDGAQKRDFVDVRDVARAFRLAMTEPRAAGEVINVGSGRAYSVADVARIVARALGKDIPPEILLKARSGDIRNCFADIGKARDLLGFEPRHRLENSLDGFAEWVLASTATDRAAEMRRELERRGLVT
- a CDS encoding SDR family oxidoreductase, with the translated sequence MTGKVALITGASSGIGRATAVTFLKAGYRVVLVGRREAELAATLAMSGAPAEAALLSPTDVTDPAAVDALFAAIESRFGRLDVVFNNAGVAILSTLVGDTTWEQWKKVVDVNLNGAFLVARGAFNLMRRQSPQGGRIINNGSISAHVPRPGSVAYTATKHAITGLTRSISLDGRPFSIACGQIDIGNAASDMTAAMQKGVPQANGTLAPEPTMHVQNVADAVLHMAALPLEANIQFMTIMATNMPFIGRG